Proteins encoded within one genomic window of Equus caballus isolate H_3958 breed thoroughbred chromosome 20, TB-T2T, whole genome shotgun sequence:
- the OR2H1E gene encoding olfactory receptor family 2 subfamily H member 1E, with product MVNQSSPVDFLLLGFSEYPGLERTLFIIVFTSYLLTLMGNTLIILLSVLDPRLHSPMYFFLSNLSFLDLCFTTTFVPQMLVNLWDPKKTISFLGCSVQLFIFMSLGTTECILLTVMAFDRYVAVCQPLHYATVIHPRLCWQLVAVAWVMGLVQSIVQTPPTLRLPFCPHRKIDDFLCEVPSLIRLSCGDTTFNEIQLAVSSVILVVVPLSLILVSYCAIARAVLRINSAKGRKKTFGTCSSHLMVVTIFYSSVIAVYLQPKNRYAQKRGKFFGLFYAVGTPSLNPLIYTLRNKEVKRAFRRLLGKDEDPRES from the coding sequence ATGGTCAACCAAAGCTCCCCAGTGGACTTCCTCCTTCTGGGCTTCTCTGAATACCCAGGACTTGAAAGAACCCTCTTCATCATTGTCTTCACTTCCTACCTCCTGACTCTGATGGGCAACACACTCATCATCCTGCTGTCTGTGCTGGACCCCAGGCTCCACTCTcctatgtactttttcctctccaaCCTCTCCTTCTTGGACCTCTGCTTCACCACAACTTTTGTTCCCCAGATGCTGGTCAACCTCTGGGACCCAAAGAAGACCATCAGCTTCCTTGGCTGCTCTGTCCAGCTCTTCATCTTCATGTCCTTGGGAACCACTGAGTGCATCCTCCTGACAGTGATGGCCTTTGACCGCTATGTGGCTGTCTGCCAGCCCCTCCACTATGCGACCGTCATCCACCCCCGCCTATGCTGGCAGCTGGTGGCTGTAGCCTGGGTTATGGGTCTTGTCCAATCAATAGTACAGACACCACCCACGCTCCGCCTGCCCTTTTGCCCCCACCGGAAGATAGATGACTTTTTATGTGAAGTCCCTTCTCTAATTAGACTATCCTGTGGAGATACCACCTTTAATGAAATCCAGTTAGCTGTGTCCAGTGTCATTCTCGTGGTTGTGCCCCTAAGCCTCATCCTTGTCTCTTACTGTGCCATTGCCCGTGCAGTACTAAGGATTAATTCTgcaaaagggaggaagaagactTTTGGGACCTGCTCCTCCCATCTCATGGTTGTCACTATCTTCTACAGTTCAGTCATTGCTGTCTACCTCCAGCCTAAAAATCGCTATGCCCAGAAGAGAGGCAAGTTCTTTGGTCTCTTCTATGCAGTAGGAACTCCTTCACTTAACCCTCTGATATACACCCTGAGGAACAAGGAAGTAAAGAGGGCATTCAGGAGGTTGCTGGGGAAGGATGAGGACCCCAGAGAGAGCTGA